A part of Pectinatus sottacetonis genomic DNA contains:
- the tsaD gene encoding tRNA (adenosine(37)-N6)-threonylcarbamoyltransferase complex transferase subunit TsaD — translation MLTLGIESSCDETSVALIENGRKILANIISTQIPIHQKFGGVVPEIASRKHIVNIMPVLDEALKKADRKLTDIDQVAVAYGPGLVGALLVGVSAAKALAFSLDVPLVAVNHLEGHIFANFLTHENLCPPFIALVVSGGHTALVHMKDYNSFSLIGQTRDDAAGEAFDKVARLLGLPYPGGPQIDKLAKQGNPEAVDFPKALMNKNNYEFSFSGLKSAVINYIHNAEQRSETINKADVAASFQKTVVDILVYKVITAAEKMSIKKIALAGGVAANSLLEQKLSEECRKNGMDFYYPSRILCTDNAAMIACRGYYQALKGDFADMNLNAMPHLALKDAEN, via the coding sequence ATGTTAACTTTAGGAATAGAGTCCAGTTGCGATGAAACATCTGTTGCTCTGATAGAAAATGGCAGGAAGATTCTTGCTAATATTATATCGACGCAGATTCCTATACATCAAAAATTTGGCGGGGTAGTTCCCGAGATAGCTTCACGTAAGCATATTGTTAATATAATGCCGGTGCTTGATGAAGCGTTAAAAAAAGCTGATAGAAAATTGACGGATATTGACCAGGTGGCAGTGGCTTATGGGCCGGGTCTGGTAGGGGCGCTATTAGTGGGTGTGTCAGCAGCGAAGGCTTTGGCTTTTTCATTGGATGTGCCATTAGTGGCAGTAAATCATTTGGAAGGGCATATTTTCGCTAATTTTTTGACGCATGAAAATTTGTGTCCGCCATTTATAGCTTTAGTTGTTTCTGGAGGGCATACAGCTTTAGTACATATGAAAGACTATAATTCTTTTTCCCTTATAGGACAGACACGTGATGATGCAGCAGGAGAAGCATTTGACAAAGTAGCCAGACTGCTGGGGCTGCCATATCCGGGAGGCCCGCAGATAGATAAACTGGCAAAACAGGGGAATCCGGAAGCTGTTGATTTTCCTAAAGCATTAATGAATAAAAATAATTATGAATTTAGTTTCAGTGGATTAAAGTCAGCGGTAATAAATTATATACATAATGCTGAACAACGTTCAGAAACTATTAATAAGGCTGATGTAGCTGCTTCTTTCCAAAAGACAGTTGTAGATATTCTTGTTTATAAGGTCATTACGGCAGCAGAAAAGATGTCTATTAAGAAAATTGCTTTAGCTGGCGGAGTAGCTGCGAACAGCCTGCTGGAACAAAAACTGTCAGAAGAATGCCGTAAAAATGGCATGGATTTTTATTATCCCAGCAGGATCCTTTGTACGGATAATGCAGCTATGATAGCATGCAGAGGATACTATCAGGCTTTGAAAGGTGATTTTGCGGATATGAATTTAAATGCCATGCCGCATCTTGCCTTAAAAGATGCAGAGAATTAG
- the nirJ1 gene encoding putative heme d1 biosynthesis radical SAM protein NirJ1, producing MISVTKLLFATDYYGDSLRYTRDAREAKNGVHEGAGPVVVWNCTRTCNLKCRHCYMDSDEKKYKNELSTAEGMNFIDDLAEFKVPVLLFSGGEPLIRPDFFELAAYAAERGIRPTLSTNGTLITREYAQKIKDIGVGYVGISLDGLRTVNDKFRGRQGAFAAAMKGIENCVAVDQRVGLRFTINQHNLQELENIFDFIEKENINRVCFYHLVYSGRGTQMMNEDVLPQQSRQAMDIIIKRTRDFERRGLKKEILTVDNHCDSVYMYLKALSENNKELAEQIKKYAFFNGGNRSGIAFGEVDPMGYVHPDQFTQYYTFGNVRERKFGDIWCDTSNPIMAGLKDRKPLLKGRCSKCKFIEVCNGNFRTRAEARNGDFWETDPSCYLTDKEIGIE from the coding sequence ATGATTAGTGTTACGAAGTTATTGTTTGCTACAGATTATTATGGTGATAGTCTTCGCTATACAAGAGATGCCCGGGAGGCTAAAAATGGTGTACATGAAGGGGCTGGTCCAGTTGTAGTATGGAACTGTACCCGCACCTGTAATTTGAAGTGCCGGCACTGTTATATGGATTCAGATGAAAAAAAATATAAGAATGAATTGAGTACAGCTGAGGGCATGAACTTTATAGATGATTTGGCAGAGTTCAAAGTCCCGGTTTTATTATTTTCTGGCGGAGAACCATTGATTCGTCCTGATTTTTTTGAGCTTGCAGCATATGCGGCTGAAAGGGGGATAAGACCTACTCTTTCTACCAATGGTACCCTTATTACACGTGAGTATGCCCAGAAAATTAAAGACATAGGGGTAGGATATGTAGGAATATCCCTCGATGGACTTCGTACCGTCAATGATAAATTCAGAGGAAGACAGGGTGCTTTTGCAGCAGCGATGAAAGGCATAGAAAATTGTGTTGCCGTGGACCAGCGTGTAGGTCTTCGCTTCACGATAAATCAGCATAATCTGCAGGAACTGGAAAATATATTTGATTTTATCGAAAAAGAAAATATAAACAGAGTATGCTTTTATCATTTGGTTTATTCGGGGAGAGGAACACAGATGATGAATGAAGATGTACTGCCACAGCAATCACGACAGGCCATGGATATCATCATAAAAAGAACCCGTGATTTCGAACGGCGCGGCTTAAAAAAAGAAATTCTTACAGTAGATAATCATTGTGATAGTGTTTATATGTATTTAAAGGCACTTAGTGAAAATAATAAGGAATTAGCTGAGCAAATTAAAAAATACGCATTTTTTAATGGGGGAAACCGTTCTGGTATTGCCTTTGGGGAAGTAGATCCAATGGGGTATGTTCATCCTGATCAGTTTACCCAATATTATACGTTTGGCAATGTTAGAGAAAGAAAATTTGGTGATATTTGGTGTGATACATCTAACCCAATTATGGCAGGATTGAAAGACCGCAAACCGCTCTTAAAAGGTCGCTGCAGTAAGTGTAAATTCATTGAGGTCTGTAATGGCAATTTCAGGACACGAGCGGAAGCAAGAAATGGAGATTTCTGGGAAACTGATCCATCCTGTTACTTGACTGATAAAGAAATCGGCATTGAATGA
- the nirJ2 gene encoding putative heme d1 biosynthesis radical SAM protein NirJ2: MSVAISSVDEGDNMIISWNTTNACNMYCEHCYRDAGCKADEELSTSEGKRLLEQIAKAGFKIMIFSGGEPLIRPDIVELAAYAGKLGLRSVFGTNGTLITEEMAQNLKNAGVMGMGISLDSMDKQKHNKFRNFAGAWEGAVRGMRNCRKAGLPFQIHTTVMDWNQHELEDITDFAVSEGAVAHHFFFLVPTGRAKTIEAESLRARAYEDVLTRIMKKQQEVKIELKPTCAPQFIRIADQMGVKTRFHRGCLAGTSYCIISPRGKVQPCAYLNMELGDVRQTPFDEIWKNSDVLNKLRTFDFKGECGTCKYKRSCGGCRARAAYYHNGDYMAEEPWCLYHGREGQM; encoded by the coding sequence ATGTCCGTTGCTATATCAAGTGTAGATGAGGGAGATAATATGATAATTTCTTGGAATACGACAAATGCGTGTAATATGTACTGTGAACATTGTTATCGTGATGCTGGATGTAAGGCTGATGAAGAGCTTAGTACAAGCGAGGGCAAAAGACTTTTAGAACAGATAGCTAAAGCAGGATTTAAGATAATGATATTTTCTGGGGGAGAACCCTTAATACGTCCAGATATTGTTGAACTTGCTGCTTATGCTGGAAAACTAGGGCTTCGTTCAGTTTTTGGGACTAATGGTACTTTAATAACAGAAGAAATGGCACAAAATTTAAAAAATGCTGGTGTTATGGGAATGGGAATATCACTCGATTCCATGGATAAGCAGAAGCATAATAAATTTCGTAATTTTGCTGGAGCATGGGAAGGTGCTGTAAGGGGGATGAGAAATTGCCGTAAGGCAGGTCTGCCGTTTCAAATACATACTACGGTTATGGACTGGAACCAGCATGAGCTTGAAGATATAACTGACTTTGCAGTGTCGGAAGGTGCTGTGGCTCATCATTTCTTCTTTTTGGTTCCAACAGGACGGGCAAAAACAATTGAAGCAGAATCATTGCGGGCGCGTGCATATGAAGATGTGTTGACAAGGATAATGAAGAAGCAGCAAGAAGTAAAAATAGAATTAAAACCTACTTGTGCACCGCAGTTTATTCGTATTGCAGATCAGATGGGGGTAAAGACAAGGTTTCACCGTGGTTGTCTGGCCGGGACATCATACTGCATAATAAGTCCGCGTGGTAAAGTACAGCCATGTGCCTATTTAAATATGGAGCTTGGTGATGTACGCCAGACACCCTTTGATGAAATTTGGAAAAATAGCGATGTGTTAAATAAATTGCGGACATTTGATTTTAAAGGTGAATGTGGGACTTGCAAGTATAAGCGTTCATGTGGTGGATGCCGGGCCAGAGCAGCTTATTACCATAACGGGGATTATATGGCAGAAGAACCGTGGTGTCTGTATCATGGACGCGAAGGACAGATGTAA
- a CDS encoding bile acid:sodium symporter family protein, translated as MNFLKKISTFLAKNTTTLIVLIAIIAFFFPYLFAWVRGNIQIVVLAVIMFSMGVTITTADFRLLAKRPFDICIGAVAQFTIMPFVAYFIAELFNLPTDIALGIILVGCCPGGMSSNIMTFLCRGDVPYSVGMSTVSTLLAPLMTPFLVLMLAGQRVAIPTMGMFITIMEAVLVPVLLGFFLNYKFSKSDTFEQLQGIMPGIAVIGFALIIGGVVSVQGARFFTSSLVIFVVVAAHNAIGFVLGYAVGKGFKFSLAKKRTLSIEVGMQNAGLGTSLAMAHFAAIPQAAVVTAVACVWQSIAGTALSTLFRKYDDRKMTKTISVGKKQQVSVQ; from the coding sequence ATGAATTTTTTAAAAAAAATAAGTACATTTTTAGCAAAAAATACTACTACGTTGATTGTGTTAATCGCCATTATTGCCTTTTTCTTTCCCTATTTATTTGCATGGGTACGGGGAAATATACAGATTGTTGTTTTAGCAGTTATTATGTTTTCTATGGGAGTTACGATAACCACAGCAGACTTCAGGCTTTTAGCGAAACGTCCTTTTGACATATGTATAGGAGCTGTTGCCCAATTTACTATTATGCCTTTTGTAGCTTATTTTATTGCGGAATTATTTAATTTACCGACGGATATTGCTTTGGGAATAATTCTTGTGGGCTGCTGCCCGGGAGGAATGTCGTCCAATATAATGACTTTTCTGTGCAGGGGAGATGTTCCTTATTCGGTAGGAATGTCGACAGTATCTACGTTACTGGCACCGTTAATGACACCTTTTCTTGTATTAATGCTGGCAGGACAGAGAGTTGCTATTCCTACGATGGGAATGTTTATAACTATTATGGAAGCAGTATTGGTACCGGTGCTTTTAGGATTTTTTCTGAACTATAAATTTAGTAAGAGTGATACATTTGAACAACTGCAAGGGATTATGCCGGGAATTGCTGTTATCGGTTTTGCCCTTATAATCGGAGGGGTAGTGTCAGTTCAAGGGGCAAGATTTTTTACGTCAAGCTTGGTTATTTTTGTAGTTGTGGCAGCGCATAATGCTATTGGATTTGTCTTGGGATATGCTGTAGGCAAGGGCTTTAAGTTTTCTCTGGCCAAGAAACGTACACTTTCGATTGAAGTCGGGATGCAGAATGCAGGATTGGGTACAAGTCTGGCTATGGCTCATTTTGCAGCTATACCGCAGGCAGCAGTTGTTACAGCAGTAGCCTGTGTATGGCAGTCAATAGCGGGAACGGCATTGTCAACACTGTTTAGAAAGTATGATGATAGAAAAATGACAAAGACAATCAGCGTTGGGAAAAAACAACAGGTTTCTGTCCAGTAA
- a CDS encoding DUF362 domain-containing protein, protein MEKAKVYFTDMRVYPGKANLLQKLDNLLIRAGIGEIDFKNKFAAIKMHFGELGNLSFLRPNYAKVVADVVKRYEGKPFITDCNTLYVGSRKNALEHLDTANINGFSPLSTGCQNIIADGLKGTDEVYVPVPNGEYVKEAKIGHALMDADVIITLTHFKGHEMTGFGGAIKNIGMGGGSRAGKMEMHCDGKPAVEKEKCIGCSMCRKTCAYDAPVIEQGKCHIQESKCVGCGRCIGVCPTNAIIPTNWNAGKMVNLKMAEYACAILYDRPQFHISLIVDVSPNCDCHAENDAAIVPNIGMLASFDPVALDQACADLVNAAPVIANSILGENIKSDPDEAQKHDHFYNNHPDTEWESCLDHCVKLGMGTREYEIVK, encoded by the coding sequence TTGGAAAAAGCAAAAGTTTATTTTACAGATATGCGGGTGTATCCCGGTAAGGCAAATTTATTGCAAAAGCTGGATAATCTACTGATTAGAGCGGGAATCGGAGAAATTGATTTTAAAAATAAATTTGCAGCAATAAAAATGCATTTTGGCGAATTGGGAAACTTATCTTTTCTGCGCCCTAATTATGCTAAAGTAGTGGCGGATGTAGTAAAAAGATATGAGGGAAAGCCATTTATTACAGATTGTAATACCCTTTATGTAGGAAGTAGGAAAAATGCCCTGGAACATTTAGATACAGCTAATATTAATGGATTTAGTCCATTGTCTACAGGTTGTCAAAATATTATAGCTGATGGATTGAAAGGAACCGACGAAGTTTATGTGCCGGTGCCAAATGGCGAATATGTTAAAGAGGCAAAAATAGGGCATGCGCTTATGGACGCTGATGTAATAATTACTCTTACACATTTTAAAGGACATGAAATGACGGGATTTGGTGGTGCTATTAAAAATATTGGTATGGGGGGCGGTTCCCGAGCTGGAAAAATGGAAATGCATTGTGACGGAAAGCCTGCTGTGGAAAAAGAAAAATGTATTGGCTGTTCTATGTGCAGAAAAACCTGTGCGTATGATGCCCCTGTTATTGAACAGGGAAAGTGCCACATTCAGGAAAGCAAATGCGTGGGATGTGGCCGATGCATAGGGGTTTGTCCTACTAATGCCATTATACCTACTAATTGGAATGCTGGAAAAATGGTAAATTTGAAGATGGCTGAATATGCCTGTGCTATTTTGTATGATCGGCCACAGTTTCATATAAGCCTCATTGTCGATGTTTCACCTAATTGTGACTGCCATGCAGAAAATGATGCAGCTATCGTTCCAAATATTGGCATGCTGGCATCTTTTGATCCTGTGGCACTGGATCAGGCATGTGCTGATTTAGTTAATGCAGCTCCAGTTATAGCAAACTCTATATTGGGAGAAAATATAAAAAGTGATCCAGATGAAGCACAAAAACATGATCATTTTTATAATAACCACCCTGATACAGAATGGGAATCCTGTCTGGATCATTGTGTCAAGCTGGGTATGGGGACACGTGAATATGAAATTGTAAAATAA
- a CDS encoding universal stress protein, which translates to MDNFKKFLVPIDGSAASERAAQKAAEFAKATGAHLHLLYAAELKNGPIPQHFIEKKDLPEDVIKALTETGNEILQRIYNKLPKEIQEKTSCQVEVDIPKKIILSVSRQLPADLIIMGTRGLNPAQAIIVGSVSQTMIEHANCPVMMVR; encoded by the coding sequence ATGGATAACTTTAAAAAATTTCTGGTGCCTATTGACGGTTCAGCGGCTTCAGAAAGGGCCGCACAAAAGGCGGCTGAATTTGCCAAGGCTACTGGAGCTCATCTGCATCTTTTATATGCTGCGGAATTAAAAAATGGCCCTATTCCCCAGCACTTTATTGAAAAAAAAGACCTGCCTGAAGATGTCATAAAGGCATTAACAGAAACTGGCAATGAAATATTACAGCGAATATACAATAAACTACCCAAGGAAATCCAGGAAAAAACCAGCTGCCAGGTTGAAGTAGACATTCCCAAAAAAATAATATTATCGGTTTCCCGGCAGCTGCCCGCTGATCTTATTATAATGGGAACACGCGGACTGAACCCAGCTCAAGCCATCATTGTCGGCAGTGTAAGCCAGACTATGATTGAACATGCCAATTGTCCTGTTATGATGGTTCGTTGA
- a CDS encoding PHP domain-containing protein, whose product MKIDYHMHFEYGSYNLAWVQGFFDSAKRCGISEIGISEHTHGFTDFKELYYEDVICDDSFIGNFQKKWLQSNKFKCPLAIYIKFMNELKKKGYPVKTGIEVCNFQNQEKVKNILAKHPFDYVIGSIHFLHGWAYDSSQIKAEWNKHDLKEIYEWYTQEVEKLCAAGLYDVLGHPFNIRLFKFLPAFDATPYLIRVAEALKKANMIIDINTGTRYRYPIQEISPYPDFMKIAAQYKLPIITSSDAHKPEDCGAYIDDAIQYAKSFGYKTRIRFKNRQREEVPID is encoded by the coding sequence ATGAAAATAGATTATCATATGCATTTTGAATATGGTTCGTACAACTTAGCATGGGTACAGGGTTTTTTTGACAGTGCCAAAAGATGCGGCATTAGTGAAATAGGTATCTCAGAACATACACATGGGTTCACCGATTTTAAAGAACTATACTATGAAGATGTCATCTGTGATGATTCTTTCATCGGCAATTTCCAAAAAAAATGGCTGCAGTCAAACAAATTCAAATGTCCGCTTGCTATATATATAAAATTTATGAACGAGCTAAAGAAAAAAGGCTATCCCGTAAAAACAGGCATAGAAGTATGTAATTTTCAAAATCAGGAAAAAGTAAAAAACATTCTTGCTAAACATCCGTTTGATTATGTAATTGGCTCCATCCATTTTCTACACGGCTGGGCATATGATTCTTCCCAGATAAAAGCCGAGTGGAACAAACATGACTTAAAAGAAATATATGAGTGGTATACACAGGAAGTAGAAAAACTCTGTGCCGCCGGATTATATGATGTATTGGGACATCCCTTCAATATCCGTTTATTTAAATTTCTGCCTGCCTTTGATGCAACACCATATCTTATACGTGTTGCAGAAGCGTTGAAAAAAGCTAATATGATTATTGATATTAATACCGGGACTCGTTACCGTTACCCTATACAGGAAATATCGCCTTATCCAGATTTTATGAAAATTGCTGCGCAGTATAAGCTGCCAATAATAACATCTTCTGATGCTCATAAGCCAGAAGACTGCGGAGCATATATAGATGATGCCATCCAATATGCTAAATCATTTGGCTATAAAACCAGAATAAGATTTAAAAACCGCCAGCGTGAAGAAGTCCCTATTGATTGA
- a CDS encoding HAD family hydrolase — MIKWIISDMDGTLLDDNGNLPSDFDETIAELKKRNIIFSPASGRQYYALAAQFAKYKDDWLFIAENGTMVSHGDKLLFSVSLPDDMAHSLIKVAVSLKDVCTVVCTCKGSYVIDNDLSFFNEMEKYYTQHQLVDNFASITDPIIKISICDYRHRNIHESAYKYLLKYQKDVQIVMATDTWVDIMPKGINKGIAIKKIQKKLNIKPEECMAFGDFYNDREMLQTVGESYAMENALPEIKEIAKYVAPANNQGGVIKVIRRYLEKTK; from the coding sequence ATGATAAAATGGATAATTTCCGATATGGATGGCACTTTATTAGATGATAATGGTAATCTTCCCAGTGACTTTGATGAAACAATTGCCGAATTAAAAAAACGTAATATAATATTTTCCCCTGCCAGCGGTCGTCAGTATTATGCTCTGGCTGCCCAGTTTGCCAAATATAAAGATGATTGGTTATTTATCGCTGAAAACGGTACCATGGTTTCCCACGGAGATAAACTGCTGTTTTCTGTAAGCCTGCCCGATGATATGGCCCATTCACTGATAAAAGTGGCTGTTTCACTTAAGGATGTATGTACTGTTGTATGTACCTGCAAGGGCAGTTATGTTATTGATAATGACCTCTCCTTCTTCAATGAAATGGAAAAATATTATACTCAGCATCAGTTAGTAGATAATTTTGCCAGTATCACCGATCCTATAATAAAAATTTCCATCTGTGATTATCGTCACAGAAATATTCATGAATCAGCATATAAATATTTATTAAAATACCAAAAGGATGTCCAAATCGTCATGGCAACCGATACATGGGTCGATATTATGCCAAAGGGAATAAACAAGGGCATTGCTATAAAAAAGATACAGAAAAAATTAAATATAAAACCAGAAGAATGCATGGCTTTCGGCGATTTTTACAATGACAGGGAAATGCTCCAAACCGTAGGTGAAAGTTATGCCATGGAAAATGCACTGCCGGAAATAAAGGAAATTGCTAAATATGTTGCTCCTGCCAATAATCAGGGTGGGGTAATAAAAGTGATCCGCCGTTATTTAGAAAAAACAAAATAA
- the clpX gene encoding ATP-dependent Clp protease ATP-binding subunit ClpX yields MSKNAKNDLYHVCSFCKRNIKITSQYDLPIYDPQTGFAICKDCIKEIYQLIVDNEAENEKKVRAKFIDNLDMVLDKNRPHIIKKYLDEYIINQDHAKKILSVAVYNHYKRMKCMDKNDNVEIEKSNVIMMGPSGCGKTAMLSHLAKMLDIPFAVTDASSLTEAGFVGADVEVAVRNLYYAANKNVEKTEHGIIYLDEFDKIARKSGENNSITADPGHEGVQQALLKMLEGSTVEFTARGQRKHPEAPTTKINTTNILFIVGGAFVGIEKLIEKRLKKNDSLIGFGAQIKGKEKKTSYDDLIKKVTPEDLMKFGIIPEIIGRLPIICTLETLDENALLRILTEPKNAPVKQYEKLMAVDNVQLEFTREALKAVAQKAIARKTGARSLKGILEESMLDIMYELPKSQEHRKVTVTADCIEKKAKPKVEIIEEPEQIEEKNNFAG; encoded by the coding sequence ATGTCTAAAAATGCTAAAAATGATTTATATCATGTATGCAGTTTTTGCAAAAGAAATATAAAGATAACCAGTCAGTATGACCTGCCTATTTATGATCCACAAACAGGATTTGCTATATGCAAGGATTGTATAAAGGAAATATATCAGCTTATTGTTGATAATGAAGCCGAAAATGAAAAAAAGGTTCGGGCAAAATTTATAGATAACTTAGATATGGTACTGGATAAAAATCGCCCGCATATTATAAAAAAATATCTTGATGAGTACATCATAAATCAAGATCATGCTAAGAAAATTCTATCAGTAGCAGTGTATAATCACTATAAGCGTATGAAATGCATGGATAAAAATGATAATGTGGAAATAGAAAAATCAAATGTTATTATGATGGGTCCTTCTGGCTGTGGTAAAACAGCCATGCTATCCCATTTGGCTAAAATGCTTGATATCCCTTTTGCTGTGACTGATGCATCAAGTCTGACGGAAGCTGGTTTTGTGGGAGCAGATGTTGAAGTTGCCGTGAGAAATTTGTATTACGCTGCTAATAAAAATGTTGAAAAAACAGAACATGGAATAATTTATTTGGATGAGTTTGATAAAATTGCCAGAAAATCGGGAGAAAATAATTCTATAACAGCTGATCCCGGACATGAAGGTGTTCAACAAGCACTGTTAAAAATGCTTGAAGGTAGTACTGTAGAATTTACGGCCAGAGGGCAGCGAAAACATCCGGAAGCACCTACTACGAAAATTAATACGACAAATATATTGTTTATCGTGGGAGGCGCCTTTGTTGGTATAGAAAAACTTATAGAAAAACGTTTAAAGAAAAATGATTCTTTAATTGGATTCGGTGCACAGATTAAGGGAAAAGAGAAAAAGACTAGCTATGATGATCTAATAAAAAAAGTAACACCAGAAGATTTGATGAAATTTGGTATTATTCCAGAAATAATTGGTCGCCTGCCTATAATTTGTACATTAGAAACCCTTGATGAAAATGCACTTTTGCGTATACTTACGGAGCCAAAAAATGCACCTGTCAAACAGTATGAAAAACTGATGGCTGTTGATAATGTGCAGCTTGAGTTTACAAGGGAGGCTCTTAAAGCAGTGGCACAGAAAGCAATTGCTCGTAAAACAGGAGCGCGCAGTTTGAAAGGGATATTGGAAGAATCTATGCTGGATATTATGTATGAATTGCCAAAATCACAGGAACACAGGAAAGTAACTGTTACAGCTGACTGTATTGAAAAAAAAGCTAAGCCAAAAGTTGAAATTATAGAAGAACCTGAACAAATAGAAGAAAAGAATAATTTTGCAGGATAA